In the Hydractinia symbiolongicarpus strain clone_291-10 chromosome 13, HSymV2.1, whole genome shotgun sequence genome, ttCTTGTTTGTCTTGTCTAACTCGTTCTCGGGCCCTCTTTTCTCTTgtcaaaaaacctttttcaattttagggtagaaaaatttattttttcacagtCTACTTCTAGAGaagaaatttctttatttttcatgaAAAAACATGTCAGAATTGAGCCTTACTGTTACACGTGCCAAAAAAGTTAAGGTAAGTGGATACGGGAGGCATTTTCATGTGCGCGCTATTTAACATGTTCCATAGCATGAAAATGTCCCTCGTACCATTGTTCTTTTATACCTCCAAAGTTTTATATTTCGAATAATTGCACATACGTCAATATACTAGGTATGTGAAAAGCTTCGTAGTCTTTAAGAAGAATTGCCTACAAAAAATATGAGGAATGTCGAATTTTCGAAGCTTTGTGATGGATTAAATCGAATGTAAAGATATCAATGGAAATTAAGAGAAGCAcccaatatttatttatatatttttatttttttggcaaGGGGTGAAGATTGTGATATAGCTCCAAGGATATAGTAACCTAGGTTAGATAAAAAAACGCACCCTCTACACAAGTCTGTTCCATCTATTAACGGCGGTTGACAAAGGtttctgcttcttttttttttctttttttttggggggggggctACGATCATGTCAGTGTGACACATAGCCCTGTTTATAGGAAAACTGACTCtccctgtttttaaaaatgcaagtCAATTCCAGAACAACGCCGTTTTGCTATTACAACAcgcctaaaaaaataaaaggatgtAACTGTATTCATTTATTACGTCATTACAATGTCATGACGTCAAATTCAAGTTTCAGTTAGTATCATGATGGAGACACTGTAAGATGCATGGACCGTTCATGCAACAACGGTTTTCcttctttcttttatttagtaAGTAGTTTATTGAATGCACGATGTGAAAGTAAATAAGAGACCTGTAGCTACACTCAACAGAcattgtgttgttttttaatactttctAGATTAAATTTGCTTTGTTAAATGAGTACTACTAAGCATTGTCATCTTTTCTTTTGTCGATCAAACTTAGTCTTTCCTTTTTAACTTATCCCTTAGTTGCGCACCAAGTAAATTAGAGCAGGAGTCACATTGCAGCCTTCACATTAAATTTCATTACAGGGACGAAATAAGAAATTCATTTCGGACTTGCCCAGCCTGTATGAATGTTTACTTAATTTCGGGCGAAATAAAACTTATTTCAGTGTTGATTTAAATTCATTTAAGTGACCGTATGAAATTTCATTCCGCCTTCTATATTTATGCAAGCACGATTTACCTGAAATGGAACTATTATACCTGGCACATGTAAAGTACGCACATACCTCCGGTATAAAATAAGTGGAGTTAGAGAATTTGAAATCCATGTTCCATCACAAGAAATTTTATTGCTGGTTAAAATCTCATTTCGGGTCCATGTAAAGGCTACTCAAAATAATTCCTGCCCAGgagaaattaaaattaacaccatgaaaatttttattcagtCTTACAATTTTTGCTTCATTCCGTCACCACTCCACCACGTGAAAAGTCATCCTCGCGAAATTTTCTAAGATAATTCACAAAAAGTAATTCAGGATATTTCGCGAGTTTGTGACGTTGTGAAAACCTCTCACATTTTTTTGACTAACGTACCACGCGTTTTGTTCcacggaaataaaaaaaatccttattGTGATAGGTTTCATAGTGTGTGTAACCACGAAAAGGAGAGTATGGTTtgaaaataatatcatcaatGTACAGCTACACTCTAAGAAACACATAGCAATAACCTGTCACACAGATGGATGTAAAGCAGATTGTCAATACAAATGGACAAAAGGTTCGGTTGAAATTTCACCTGGCGCAAACACTTATGCTTTTATTGATAACGACAAAACTCTTATTATCAAACCACCAATCAAAACTGAGTATATTTCAACTTACACATGCGCAGTAAAGCAGGCAGATGAGGTACTTGGGGTAGCATCCGTTATCTTAAAGATCGCAGCAGAAGACGGTACGTACATTATTAGCCAAAAATATGTCGCGCAGAATTATTCGTCACCTTGATAATGTCGTCGCTTCTTCGTCACCCCCGAAAATTTTCTTCCCTTTTGTCTAACCTTTGGACTAAGTTTCGAGATTGAAAGTCTTAATGAaatattagttttttaaaagtctACTCGAATCAAATTTATTGTACGTTTGAAGGTGTGAAATGTAAAGGTGAATAAATGTACAATGTAATGTAATACATCTGCGCATGCGCAATTTTTTATCTGCTAATTTTAGGAAAGAAAAAACAGACCAAGTTTCCTGACCATGTGATTTTGATGAGCGCATTGGGAATATTATTTGTTGCTATGACAATCATCTGGTCTTTAATATTGTATTGCTGTTTAAAGAGATTCCTCAGGTGAGTAAAGTTGTACCTTATGACTTGATAAGATGAATTAAGAGATTTTAAAGCAAACGTTTCTCGTTTCTCCTCTTAGAAAAAGCGATAGAGAAGACACGGAAAGTTTAGAGAAACAAGTGAAACAGTAAGAATTTAATTCATAttgaagattttatttttgtattacaTGTATccacataaaaaaaaacattgctttgTCTCAGGGTTACAAAGGATATGCCGCCCATTGAActcaataagaaaaaaagaaaaggttttTTTGGTGGCAATCAAGCGGCCAATTCTAAACGAGTAGTTCGAAGCAGAGATGACTCTAATGATTCAGAAGAAGAGAGACTAAGTGAATCTAACGAAGAGTCCGGAACTGAATCTAGCGAAGAATCTGGAACTGAATCTAGCGAAGAGTCTGGGACTGAATCTAGCGAAGAGTCTGGGACAGAATCTAGCGAAAAGTCTGGAACTGAATCTAACGAAGAGTCTGAGAATGAATCTGGCGATGAGTTTAAGGATGAATATGATGGAAAAGAAGAAGGGGAAGAATATAACGAAATTGGGGGAGAAACTGAGAAGAGAACAGAGAATAATGAGGATAAAAAACGTAACCAGAGAGACTTCCCTTCTGTCAATGTCAATCGCCAGAAAGTACCTGAAAAGGTTAAAAACCGGAAAATGGAGCATAATGAACACTTTTCGCAACTCCAGAATGTTAAAAATGGTTTTGCACCAGTTCCATTAACAGAGAAAAATCCACGTGTTGTTAGTCATAAGATTATTGGTAAAAAGCCACCCCATACCAAACCTGAGCCACAACCAAAAAGAAACGAAGTACCAATTGAACACAAAGTGACACCAAGTGGACAGACAGCTCATAAAACTAGCGAAGTAATCAATCGTGTTGGAGCTTCTACCCCTCATATAAGGAGAGAAGTACAAACTCAGCAAGTCAAACGACCGCAAGTTGCATCCAGTGAACAGAATTCCCAGCGCATCAACAAAATTCAAGGAgataatattgaaaaaattcGTCAATCAAACCAATCCCAGCAGAATGGGCCGAATCGAAGTTTTAATACAAATAAGCAAATTCAAAATGGTAGACTACGTCAACAACCTTTACAACAAGATGGCGTCGCTCGAAGTGTAACACGGGAAGTGCGACAACAGCCTAAACAAAAAACCACGCATCCGGGAGAAGGAAAGCGAAAAATGCAGGAGTGAAGTAGTTATTTAGAATGATAATATCGcatgaagaaaaatatattcatcTTCTGTGATCACATTATTGTtctgtttttgattttgtttttccttCCGTTAAAAAGGTAGCAGTTTTCTCAAGCACATACTTTCTCAGCCTGTTTTTCATGAAAATATATAAACGGTGATTCGTTAAACTGTTTtaggatattttttttagtcAGCAATTATTAAAACCTTTAAGCTAAGGCGCCACGaggaacattttcatgcgcgtgCTATGCAACATGTCCCATAGCAtgcgcatgaaaatgtttctcGTGGCGCCACATCTTATTTGCTGCAAGATTATTTCGAAAATcgaagttaaaaaatcatgctcaaagggtataccgtatccttaagttttttattgagTTCATGTGTGATTAAAATATTGCAGGAATAAACAGAGAAGTTATTTTAGCTTTACTTTTGTTggacgaagaagaagaggaagatcgTGAAGAACCACCAAGAAATTGCTGGGTGCAACCGTGGCTTGGGAATAGAGAGTGTCTTGGCGCTTTTCATACAATCTTCAACGAAATAAAAAACGATGAGAAGAAATGTAGAGGGTATATACGTATGAATAACGCTCAATTCGAATACCTAGTCGGTCTTCTTTCTGAGGATTTGCAGAAACAAGATACAAATATGAGGAATTCTATCACACCAGCTGAGCTCGTTTGCGTGGCCCTACGTTACTTAGCGACTGGTGAGACTTTCAGGTCTTTATAATTTCAATTCAGAGTGTCAAGAAAAAGAATTTCAGCAGCTGTTATGGAGGTATCTGAAGCTATCATAAAGAGGTTGGGTCCAACCTTCCTTTCAACTCCGAAAACACAGGGGGAATGGCTAGATATCTCCAGAAAGTTCAATGAGCGTTGGAACTTCCCAAATGGATTAGGTGCTCTCGATGGGAAGCATATCGTCATTCAGCAGCCCCCAAATTCAGGGTCTCATTACCGAAACTATAAAGGGACAGACAGTGTAGTGCTCATGGCTCTTGTCGGGCCAGAATATGAGTTTCTTTATGTGGAAGTTGGAGCGAACGGTAGAAATTCTGATGGAGGTATATGGGACCAATGTAATTTAAAGAAGGCGCTAGACAGTGGATCGCTAAATTTACCAGAGGTTTGCAATTTACCAGGTCGAAACAACAAAGTGCCGTATGTGATAACAGGAGATGATGCGTTTCCTCTTAAGAATTACCTGATGAAGCCTTATCCACAAAAAAATCTGACAGTAAACAAACGCATCTTCAATTATCGACTGTCACGAAAGAGAAGAATTTCTGAAAACGGATTTGGGATATTGGCAAATCGGTGGCGCATTTTTCGTCGACCTATAAACTTAGAACCAGAAAAGGTTTCTACCATCACAATGGCAACAGTGGCATTGCATAACTGGCAGAGGAGCAAAAGTTCTGTGGGCAAAATTGAGCTACCAATTGGTCTTGTCGACCGAGAGAATGAGCGTGGTGAAATTATCGAAGGTGCTTGGAGAGAAGATACTCCTACTGGCACATGGTTTTCACTGTCCAATGACATTTACGGCAATCGATCTAGTAATCAAGCCAAAGCAATAAGAGACGAGTTCACGGAGTATTTCGTAATGGAAGGTGCTGTACGCTGGCAGTGGCATTGCGCTAGAGttgacatttaattttattttttgcgaggataaataaaaaatgataagatttactgaacgtttaatatatttttctgatttatttTACTCCAGAAAATGTCTGCCAACCATAACGTAACGTATCAAAACGTATCGTTCGAACAGGATGAATTTGCGGGTGAATACGGCTGATTTTGAGAAGGTAGAGGTGGCGATTGCAGCATACCAGTATATGTATTTGCCATGGGATATGATGGGGTGTATGGAGTAAACGTTGAAGCTGCGAACATACGAGCATGATGGTTGGTAGGCATAGATTGGTGTTGTTTCTGCTCTTCATACTCGAAAAAAATAtccatgatttttttcttcaacctTGGCCAATCTTTTAGTTCGCACTGGACCAAACTGTCGGCCACTGTACTTCCAAAAATTTGGGCACGTTTTTCGACAGCAGATTGCGCTTCGCATCCATATGTAGAAGCTTGTTGCGGCCGGATTTCATGGTGATCAGCCCTTTGTGTGATGGAAGTTGTCAACGCTTTCCACAGTTCGGCTTTGGCACACTGCTCCTCCGTCATCTTCTTCTCCCGTCGTTTTTTAGGAGCAGGGGTACGTGGTTCATCCTCGTTCATTGTATCGACGGTCTCATCCATATCGCAAGTAATCTCAACGAAATCCATTTGATTATAATGGTCCCAGgtagaaaaatatgcttcgtttacACCTGCACCAGAGGATCTTGATCCAATCTCCCTATTGCGCTCACTTCTATACTTTGTCAATGCGTTATGCCATGACGTTTTGAGCTCGTTTACGGTATACTTCCCATCAAAACGCTCACTCAGTTTGACCATCAGAGCTTCGCGCAACACTCTGTCTCTATAATCTTGTAGAGTGTGGTTCCAAAGCGCGGGATTTTCACGATAAAAATCAATCAATTCTTCCAACTCGTCGGACGAAAGTTgcgcttttttcttttcttttgttagaTCAGTTACGATAAACTCCATTTGTTCATAAAACTTCCACTTTTTCGATGGAACTTCGCTTCCAGCATTACGTTTAACTTCACGGAGCATCGATGAACGAAGAGAATGGAATGCTTTTTCTAGAAAATCACAGCTATACGCCCCCTCAAATTCAGTGACAAGGTCTATTTTCGCagcttcttttttgtctttatttttgtaatatatattcCCACTGTCCCATAACGTTGGGTTCgctttataaaagtttattaaagtaACTTTCTCCTCGTctgatagttttttcttttcatccgcCATTTTCGCTATTTTCTCACTAGCTACTCTTCACTTGCAGTTCAACTTCTcaagaaaaaaacttgtttatatctttctgtgatttgattggtcaataaaataatgcctcaaataattttgtaaaatatttgttgcaGAAGGTGGGGACACGTGCAACATTTGCTCCACAACAAATTTTTCAGCACATTTTGTCCCCGGAGCACGGGAGCAAAATAGATTCAGATCTATTTTGTCCTCGAAGTTGTGGAGCAAAATGTTTGCtccatgcaacatttttttgctgcatTGCAGTGAAAAATAGGCATGGGACacgagtaattttttttatgcgcgtgctatgcagcaatgttgcatagcacgcgcatgaaaatgttcctCGTGGCGCCTTAGCTTTAAACTTAGCCTCGTGCTTTTGAAAAAATACGTTTAATAAACTCAATTTCATTTTATTCactaaaaatttacaaattctgataatataaaaaaattttctaagtAAAAATatcctaaatataaaaaaacgtccTAACATGGTCGCAGTGACAAAAGGGGAAACTTGTTACTTTACAGGGACAACAGTTCGCTGTTTCAAATCCcttgaaaattttcttttttgcctTCAGTTGTGTTTAGTTTAAATATAATATCAAtgttttaggaaaaaaaatgtgtttcaaATGTGCCTCAAAATTTTACCGCTAGTTTATTCAACCTATAGTTTTAAGTTTTAGTTTACGGTAAGGTACTTTTTCACTTCAGTTTCTTTGTACCCAgataaagattattttatttttgtaaaacggACAGCATTATTATTTCTTCTACTCTCAAAATTTACCATATTTGTGAGATGACTAAATCATACAAACACTGATAATAATAGTCACTAACAAATCATATTCTTACACCTGTCCAAATGTCGACTGTGCAAATAACTGATAAGCTGTGTAATCTGTCGTTCGAGATTTAGGGACGAATGCAAGCATTAATCTTATTCCATTGGTATGCGTACAAACACGGAGGATGTCATGATGCTTTCATCATTGCCGTATACACTCCACGTCACGTCCATTTGACGCGGCTTCCAGTATAACGGACGTAATCCATTCAAAGTCACAAATAGTAAGCCTATGACGTCAGATAAAATGGCGACCCATAATGCAGTGTTGCCAACGAGAGCAGCCAGCACAAAAACTATTTTAATGAAAATGCCAGCAAATATATTCTGAAAGACAATTCTTCTACAATGCTTACTCAGCAAAAACAAATCTGGTATTTTCGTCAAGTTATCCGTCATTAAGGAGATGTCGGCCGATTGTACGGCAAGTGCAGTAGCTGACGGACCGATAGCAATACCAACGTCGGCAGCTGCTAGAGACGGACAGTCATTTACACCGTCGCCAATCATTGCGATTACTGACTTCTTGTTGGTTTTCTACAAAAACGAGAAATTGTTTTCCTTATGACTGTCCAGGATAGATAAGGGTAGACACTCAAAAAGTGGAGGGCGAGAGTTGAAATGCCCGCGTTCCAAAATGTGTATACTTTAAGGACAAGAACGTTCGCAAATTTCACAAATTTTATGAAGTCCTATTCGCGATAGTATAACTATTTTCCACTCGCGAAAGTTTGTGGCAAAATATgtgttaagttgttttttcGTTGCACGAacgttttataaatatttatgaaaAGGTATTCAGGAAAGCAGGACACAAAATCCTGAAGAAGGACCCGGGATTCTAAAAAAGGACACGACATATTCAAAGTCATAAGACTTTAAGGCAAACCCAGGACCAAGGAACTAACGGGAGTACTTGGAACCCAGTACTTTAAAAAATGTCCTAAAAAATGGGTAGGTTGGGTACGCAGCTTTTAATTTGCGCGTAAGTGCGCTGTAGCATAAtctaaacattgacaagtgactTCGACAAATTGCGTGAACTTCGTATAGAATTGGCCTATGTAAAAACCTGTGGGGACAAACTTTGAAATTTCTCTCCTTGTCTCAATATATTTGGTGTGATTGCAGCACTGTCTTTAAATTCTTTTAGTCAAGAAACTGTGTGCTGCAACTTAATTTGCCAAGATTAATTTTAACAGGTTTTAAGTAAGTTTTCGCCCGAATTGGAATAATATATcgtaatataatttttatataatttttctgtATATTTCCTGAAAATTGCTGCCTTATGGTTCGCGAAAATTATAATCTTTACgaaattactaaaaaattaatctAGTTAGGGTGCAACTTGTTTAACTTTAAGTGAAACGACCatgtttttcatataaaataaacaaattaatatCACCCCCTTCCCTTACCCTTCCCTAGTTACGTTAGGACAAGCAAACTAGGTAGCTGCAAATTAAAGATACATTTTAATGCTTTACACTTCTAATTTTCTTCTGCAACAACACCAATGTTGTTATGGTTGTATTTATTTCAGATCTCGAAAATTCATACGCTATATACGAAGAATGTACTGAAATCTTTTGATTAAATTTCACCTGTGTATATTTTACTCTTAACATATTAGTTGTTTTGAATTTGGATCCTTCTTGACTTCAATTTAACCCATCTTTCCTTTAAAATCTTACGTCTCCATTTTGGTTCTTGGGACCTTAATCACAGTCCTGGGTCTTTTCCAGTCCTGGACTCTTCACATTATGTCCAACCCCTTAGTTTCCATATTTCGGGATGTCGAAAAACTGCCtttctgttttcttttatttactttatGATCTACGTAAACTTAGAACCGCCTTAGAATCGAATCGGTTTAGAAAAGTCAAAAGCAGGTCAAATTTGTACAGCCTGCAAAAAAACATACCCTTTTCTCTGTTATCCAGTCATACTTATCATTTGGTTTCATGTTAAACTTGCAAGTAGACAAgccaactttctttttaatcaTCTCAGCAGGTCCTTGACTGTCACCAGTCAGCAAAGCACATTCAATGTCCTTGCTTAGCAATGTATGTACAGTAAGTGGTGCAGATTGACGACATTTATCAGCAAGTCCTAGTACCAAGGATAGCTACAGCCGTTGAAATAAATAAGGATATTAAATTCAATGTCAAAGATAAAACTGAAGTATACGCagaagttttaaatttaaaataagagagttgtaatgtaattttttcgcCATTTTTATGTTTATCTATACACTAGAATTTGTCTGAACtgcaagaaaaattttaaactttcataATATCTTCTAAAGAAGTTTTGGGTTTTCTCCAGAATTTTACTGTTACTATAAGATTAAAATACCAGGtagcaataattaaaatttgcattttGTGATACATATTGAACaatatacaaaatttaagaataGAAGTTTTTATAAGTACAAAGTTTTCGTTGAATTTTTCACAATGTTTCTCTTAACACCAGTGAAGTTTGAAGTGCTGCTCAAAAACCTTCCTTATTTCCACATTTTCCCCAAATGTTAGtcatcttttttatattcaggtTTTTTACTTCATGTCGGTTTAAAATATCTTCAAATGACCATCTGTCAACTCCCACCTAAATTTCCAATGTGGtcaaatttttgcgaaaataGCTCAAAGTCAGGGGGTGGAAGTGGAGGGGGCTGGAAGTGAAGGAGGTGGTGGAAGAGTTGGAGGTGAACCCACAGGTCACTTAATTTTTGTTCGTTATTGCATCTATATGATGGAGTTTTTCATTCTGATGCAGAGCGAagtaacttttgtaaacaaggCCAAAATTAACATATGTCAAATTGACAATAACCAGTGCCAAAATATTACTCTAATTCTAATTTAGGTTTAGTTTAACTCTTTACATGACAGGCTTTCTTTTCAAGCCTGCGTTTTAGCACCTGCTTTTTTTGCCTGCTTCTTGCTATAATTTTTGCCATGTTTCAAAGTTTATATAAGCTCACATAAATGGTGAAAATTTACCTCCTGTTCAATGGCAACAAATATCACGGTGAACCCATCTAAAGACCATTCTTCAAAACAACTTTTCGACTCCACATCAACAATAACATTGTGTTTTTGCATTAATGCAGTGTTTCCAACGAACACTTTATTACCATTGATTATTCCACTTAAACCCATGCCACTTTCATTTTTAAACCCAGTGACGTCTGGTAAACCTACAGTGGAACCAAGTTCATCAATCTTGTCTGTAATACAACCTGAATAGTGGTTCACTATACTTGCTGCAAGTGGATGGCTGGATTTTGTTTCTAATGCAGCTGCAAATGCCACAGCTTCATTTCTGTCAAAGAaaacgtaaaaaataaaaaattgatgcTTGATTTTAGCTGAACAAATTCTTGCATGCAAAACTCGTTTGCAACATACCGGATTTAGATTGAATCACTCTTACTGCAAAAGCTCTTCCTGTGTCCTGTCTAAATTTTTCAACTTTATGTGCCTTTATACGAGGAAAGGGGTTACTCAagggaattttttttacaaaaatgattCCTGCATTATGCAACCATGTGTTTATTCTTGCTTTTACAGTgtgtatctatattataatgcccgtatacgtctgtctgtctgtctgtcacgcaaaatggtagcttagctgcgacgggcgaacccgtggattttccacgggctaacgactagcacttttaaatttgaataaCCAAGGCAGGATCTATTCAAATCCCTTTTCTAATGACATTTCATTTGTAAAAGTAAAATATGTTTCCAAAGAGGTTAAAGTGAATGtttttaactacatttttaaattatatttttacattatGGAACTATATGAAGCTTGAaaggtaacaaaaaaaaatagaacataAACACCAAAAGCTCTGActatttcattttgtttttacttttatattaaGATACCACTGCTGCCTTATCACAACATAGAAAAGTACTCTCTAGAAATTTATTAAATTGACACTTTCATCAGAACAAAATTAAAGCACG is a window encoding:
- the LOC130623055 gene encoding uncharacterized protein LOC130623055; translated protein: MEVSEAIIKRLGPTFLSTPKTQGEWLDISRKFNERWNFPNGLGALDGKHIVIQQPPNSGSHYRNYKGTDSVVLMALVGPEYEFLYVEVGANGRNSDGGIWDQCNLKKALDSGSLNLPEVCNLPGRNNKVPYVITGDDAFPLKNYLMKPYPQKNLTVNKRIFNYRLSRKRRISENGFGILANRWRIFRRPINLEPEKVSTITMATVALHNWQRSKSSVGKIELPIGLVDRENERGEIIEGAWREDTPTGTWFSLSNDIYGNRSSNQAKAIRDEFTEYFVMEGAVRWQWHCARVDI